A stretch of the Arthrobacter stackebrandtii genome encodes the following:
- a CDS encoding amino acid permease produces MNLFRTKSIEHSLADADEPGRGLKRSLSTWDLMIMGIAVAVGAGIFSVGAEAAANHAGPAVSISFILAAVTCALAIMCYAEFATAIPVTGSAYVFTYATVGELLAWIIGWNLILELLMAASVIAKYWGIYLSNFFEAVNLDVPSHFELGPLTVYWGPLVVVAVFTFILVMGTKLAARINNVFTLIKIGIVLFVIVVGFFYVKMENYQPFVPPAQPAPVTDTAWQAQPFLSLLTGAEPSMYGFVGIISGAALVFFAFIGFDVVATSAEEVKNPSKTLPRGIFAGLAVTTVLYILVTLAVTGMVSYADLANADEPSLSTAFALVGADWAVVVISLGSLIGLTTVIMVLLMGLARVVMAMSRDGLLPRSLSKTSDKHATPARTQILSGVFVAVLAGFTPVELLSEMINIGTLSAFVMVSIGILVLRRKRPDLKPAFRVPLGPVIPVLSALLCIYLMLNLATLTWVFFAVWLAAGLVFYFSYGHWNSRLRREGPAGIKQP; encoded by the coding sequence ATGAACCTGTTCCGAACCAAATCCATCGAGCACTCCCTTGCCGATGCTGACGAACCGGGGCGCGGGCTCAAGCGGTCGCTGAGCACGTGGGACCTGATGATCATGGGCATCGCCGTGGCCGTCGGGGCCGGAATTTTCTCCGTGGGTGCCGAGGCTGCTGCCAACCATGCCGGGCCGGCGGTCTCCATCTCCTTCATCCTGGCCGCCGTCACCTGTGCCCTGGCCATCATGTGTTACGCCGAGTTCGCCACGGCCATACCGGTGACGGGCAGCGCCTATGTCTTCACCTACGCCACGGTGGGGGAGTTGCTGGCGTGGATCATCGGCTGGAACTTGATCCTGGAACTGCTCATGGCAGCCTCCGTCATCGCCAAGTACTGGGGCATCTATCTCAGCAACTTCTTTGAGGCGGTCAACCTCGACGTTCCCTCACACTTCGAGCTCGGCCCGCTGACCGTCTACTGGGGCCCGCTCGTGGTTGTTGCGGTGTTCACCTTCATCCTGGTCATGGGCACCAAACTCGCGGCCCGCATCAACAACGTCTTCACGCTGATCAAGATCGGCATCGTGCTGTTCGTGATCGTGGTGGGATTCTTCTACGTCAAGATGGAGAACTACCAGCCGTTCGTGCCGCCGGCCCAGCCGGCACCCGTCACGGACACGGCGTGGCAGGCGCAGCCGTTCCTGTCCCTGCTGACCGGGGCCGAGCCGTCCATGTACGGCTTCGTCGGCATCATCTCCGGTGCGGCACTGGTGTTCTTCGCCTTCATCGGCTTCGATGTGGTCGCCACGAGCGCGGAGGAAGTCAAGAACCCGTCCAAGACCCTGCCCCGGGGCATCTTCGCGGGCCTTGCGGTCACCACCGTGCTGTACATTCTGGTCACCCTGGCCGTCACCGGCATGGTCTCCTATGCTGACCTGGCCAATGCGGATGAGCCTTCCCTGTCGACGGCGTTTGCCCTGGTGGGCGCCGACTGGGCTGTCGTTGTAATCTCCCTGGGCTCCCTGATTGGCCTGACCACCGTCATCATGGTGCTGCTGATGGGCCTGGCCCGGGTCGTGATGGCCATGAGCCGTGACGGCCTGCTGCCGCGCTCGCTCTCCAAGACCTCCGACAAACACGCCACCCCGGCCCGCACCCAGATCCTCAGCGGCGTGTTCGTGGCCGTGCTTGCAGGGTTCACCCCGGTGGAACTGTTGAGCGAAATGATCAACATCGGCACCTTGAGCGCATTCGTCATGGTCAGCATCGGCATCCTGGTCCTGCGCCGCAAGCGCCCGGACCTCAAGCCCGCCTTCCGGGTGCCGCTTGGCCCGGTCATCCCTGTGCTCTCGGCGCTGCTGTGCATCTACCTCATGCTGAACCTGGCCACGCTCACCTGGGTGTTCTTCGCCGTCTGGTTGGCCGCCGGCCTGGTCTTCTACTTCAGCTACGGCCACTGGAATTCACGGTTGCGCCGCGAGGGACCCGCTGGCATCAAGCAGCCGTAG